CATACATAATACAAACTCAGAAATAGAAAGATTTCTACTAGTTTGAACTTCAGCGACTTCATCGCTTCAGTCTAGGAACTAACAAGGTGTTTCTTTTGGATGAATGAATGTAGGGAAGGAAGAACAGCTTTGGTCTGCAATTTTGCTTACTCCCGTTTGCTGAATGAATAGGTCACCAAGGGTCTTATTATAGGATGAGATTTGGTATGCCCCCCCCAACAAAGTATGCCCTACAAGAATGGtagatttttcttctttcaatgattgatgattaaaataataattttaaacaccTCAAATCTAATAAATTCTATTGCAAGCTATAATTATTGGCATAGGCATAGAAATCGAGTGACAAATAATGGCTGTTCATTTTTCTTACATTAAGTCTTACTTGTCTGTCAGTGGCTTGTAAAATAGGAATTTGCTTAATTCTAAATGAACCGAAAACAaggtatttattattatttgtttgagATCTTTTGGTATCTAGTAGTTATATTAGACTCCCATAAAATCTGAAGTTGTGTCAGATCAAACCCCTAAACAAGGGGCAAACTTCTGCTAGTGTTGTTTTTGCCATCTACGAGATTTTAACTTGAGACTTTGCTTTAGGGTAAtgaatttgtgttttttattgCTTGTCTAGAATGACAGCTTTAAAAATATGGAGCAAATAAAGGATTGCAAATGTAGGGAAGGAAGTGGTGGTGCATATGGCAAGCTCCCActttttgttttagttaatatttatgaTCCCTTTAgcatgaaataaaatttcattatttagtCAATTGTACATGAATTTCAAGGTAAAACAATTGAGGTTGTTGGATATATGATTTCGACAGGAAACATTTAAacgaaaatgataaaaaggaAGGCTGAATTCGTCAACGATTTGGTATTGAAATGGAAGCTAAAGAGgagatttcaatatttttacaaCACTTAGGCGCACTGTCATACTTGTTACAGGTAAGCAAAAGGTCCTTTCAGTTTTAGTCACTCTAATTAGACAAATATGTACAGGCCATCAATCATCAATCCCAGTTAAGCAAAACGCTTAATTTGCCAGTTGCTTTCATAATTAGTCTGTAAAAATGGTGAATCTTGCTGGCAAATCTGAGACGTGTAACACTAAAgggtttgtttctttttcataaattagCACACGAAAATGAAATATCAGGGGATGGTTTTTCATTATAAATTCTGAAAACAGAATTTGCAACAATGATTTATGTGGTTTTTTAGAACATGTTATCTTTTCTTCAGATCTGCAGTGCCTTTTCACCGAAAATTCCaccttttttattcattttaaattaagcATATGcgataataatgataaattttatgtgatGATTACAATATGTTATCTTTTCTTGTAGATCAGGATTCTCTTTTCACCCAAAATCCCaccttcaaaaaaaaacaaccaatgATACCATGGAAAGTGATAGTGGGGAATCCACTAATTTCGCCTTCGTTAAGGATGCTGGCAAGGATTAAAGCTACTGGCTCTTCAACTTTATCTTTAATCCAATAAGATATCATTACCCATGCAGCTGGTTGCCTGGTACCATAGTGGAAAAAACTCTATGGATTGGCCATATCCCAATGGCCAAAAGCAACTTATTCAGggctgaaaagaaaaaaagatgttAGAATTCTGTGCAAATTGTGAAAATGGAGtcattaaatcatttatatgACCTAATTTAACGtaacacaaaaaaagaaaactaaaggtTCATTGGGAAGAGAGAGGCTTTGATTATTGGGATGGAATTATTGGAATGTTTAATCACAACAGACTCGAAAGGCTTGTTTCTCCCACTTTATCTGATAGTAATATATTAGTGGCAATTTGCTGGAAATGGACCCCTATCCCTCTAATCACAGCCATGCATTTTATGGATCAGTGTCGTTTAGCAATTAATTCTTGTCTAAACGAAAACTATGTTTTTTAAGGACCTATATCTTGCGCCTGCTTAGTCTATTTTCCAATAACTTTACTCATTATTAGGTTCCcacaatttaaaattcaagtcttaGCTTAAGGTGAGTTCAAGGGAAAAATAATAGGACCCAAACCGAGTAAAAACTGACCGGATATTGTCTTTTGAAGGTGTCAATGAATCCCAAAAGTTTTCCATGTGTTCTTCATTGATTGAGTGCAAGCTTTCAACTAGCATACGTGCTAATCTTTGCTGACTCGCACATTTAATTTTGGACCTCAGGTTGGTATCTGGCTTGCATGCAGCTTCAAAATCCAGTCACTTTGTCATGTCTTATTAAGCGTTTTTCTTCAGTCAAATATAATGTTATGAAACAATGCGAAAGGTTGGACGTTTCGGTTGAAGCTGCTGCTTTTTTCATGTATATATCTTATCAATTTCAGTTCACACAcctgaaaaagaagaaaggaaaaatggcATGGCATAGGGTGTGGTTTTTAGAATCTCCAACGTTTGAGCCTTCTTTGTTGATGGAATCAAAGCTTTCGTGGGGTTGATGGATGTTTAAGGACCGAATATTTGGTGTTCCCCACCCccatcaatcaattttttttgatattCTATGTTTGTCGAACCAACTTTAGCACGTATTAAAGATTGgttcctttcattttctactcTCTCTAATTTGCTTTCCAGGATTGTTATATTAAGGTAGTGAGTATGTTACTCATCCACACATTATTTCCTTACTGGAATTAATATGGTTTCATgtatcatttcaaattttaattttaaaaaaaatctaatgcatatatatataaaatgaattaaattagatattttaaatataaaaatattaattgattatataaaatattcatcaataaatttcacaaataaaatttaattatttaataaatctaaagtaaacaaggaaaaaatccaacattaaataacaaattatccgtaacattattttaagaaaaatctacaataaaattatcccatactaaatatataaaatgaaagtttaataaaaacataaacataaagtTGTGTTGGTGaaacttttagaaattttgtctttatttatttatttaatttgtttgttatATACATTCttcactttttattatttatttatttttactttaaattttaaagttgttcTATTATCTCGATTAAAGTTTAGAAGTTTAAGtttagttaataatttttaaaaattgataaaaataataattttatttattttaaacattatcCGATTTGTGCATAATCAAAATTAGCCGAAAcgatgatcaaattttacactaatataaaaaaagtaaatattttaattttaatcaatagaTGCCAAACTAACTAGAGTGATTATTCGGCTCAAACCTCAAAGTTAGATGCAATTATTTGGAGTTGGGAGCATGCAGAGATACAAAGGGGGAGAGAGGGGATTCTGGTGGAAACCTAGAGAATTTGCTGGACTGTCACTTTCCGAAATTCAGCAATCTGTCCTCCTTTTAATTGCTTTTCTTAAAGACCTTTTTCTTGATTGATTTGACACCCATCAAATCTGCTTTGCAAGCGTATGTTCAAAGGCCTCAATTATCAATGTCTTGAAGTCAGGTTTTAGTTACTCTACGTTGAGCGTTTTCACTCAGATgggtgaaatttgaaatttgaagcCATTGCAATGATGGTAGTGGAGGGTGTCAAATATGGCGGAATCATTCATTATCTAGTTTACTTACTTTTGTTCGTCTTCGACAACTCTGATAGATAGGTAAAAACTTGGTGGGGGTGAAAGATTTTGGGGTTATGTACAAATATATGTAGTACTAACTACTAAGttgttccttttctttcatttgaataagttcaaattttaaaaccaatttatttcaatttccttCATAAAATAATGAGTTGGATAAGCtactttttcatctatttaaCTCTTAAGCTACTTACTTTTTTCATCCGTGTAAtcaattatttgatattaattttattgaaggAGGATTGATCTTTTCTCAAAAAAGTTTTTCAAGTATTATTCGTATAGAACCGATGGGCTCTTAAACAAGTTGGTATTATTCTCAAGTCGAGCTGAGGTTTTGTTTTCGACTCTAACGAGAACTCATATACTTAGGCTGGAGTTTAATAGAGTAAGAATATTTCGTCGGGTCAGGTCATACGTGGCACAAATCACTTTCCAATGAGACGTAAACATGGACACGTGGTAAAATTTGAACCCATATCCTTTTAGGTAATTTTTGTggacatatatatacatatatataaaaagtatcaCCCCGTTAAAAAATCTATCTACTCTATacaaacaataattcaaaaattctttgAAAAGAGTACACCTCCTTTCAAggcatttcttttcttctactTCTTATTAATCATGAATCCAGAGAATAGTGGTTTATGGGAAATctgtttcttttaaataaacCCCCACCAGTGCAGAAGGAGGAGTAGGGAGATGAAAACTCGAATTGGAAAGTGAGTGAAACTCTGGAATTTTTAAACAGGAAAGCATTCTCTTATTTCcactaaataaatatatctttaCATCACTTTCAAAAATGTAAATCATGAATCACATTTATGTTTtgataatttcttaaattaattattgatttcgttaaagtaataaaaaaaaaaccgaaTCACTTGGTTAGGTgcattttatatacttttgttAATATTTGGAATAGGTTGTAACATTTGATACGTTCCatcttgatataattttaataactttcgTAATAATAATTGATGCCCTTCGAtaacattttgatttttttattattatataattctgAGTATTGTTgaagtaaattgattttttaagaaCCATTTTCAAGATGTTGTTCGTTAAATAGTTGATCGAGCTCTCAATAATGTTAGAGTAGTGTTTCGTGATTAGAATTTTCGTCTCTCCGCTTTGTCGAGAGCGTGTACAATTCATAGGGAAAGAGTGCCTCATTTAGTAGAGATACGGAGATATAACTTGCAAGGCTTAAAAAAGCGGTGTTAATATACTGTATCATATAATTATGAAAGTTACCTACATGCAGGAGACTTGAACCACCAACTTAAACCATATAAGTAATATGCTTGCAAGTGTTGAGGGTTGATCCAACTTCAAATatgttttcaaaaagaattgaTCCACccaataaatattttccaaataatTTTGGAAACCTTTATTAAAGTGTTGTTTATAttaacatgaataaaataacaatctTTGAAAATGTTGTAACATCATGGAAAAAAAGTTCGGAGTTCTGTTAGTATTTGATTTTCATTGAGGTTGACGATGGCATCCAATGTTCCTACCTCGTAAGCTAGTAGCTAAGTGGTGTCCATAATATCAAATACTTCAAAGCCCATGAAgaccccatttttattttaaaggcCTCCATTGCTTTGAATCAAAGCTTTCTTCAAGCAAGGCCATACCACCCAAAGCTGATTTTGTGAGTGATAATTAATTATCCAAAGGAATAAGAGAAAGACTAGATATTTGGGTAAATTTGAGGTATAtgccaaatttataaaatatttaggattttaggtcaattttttggatatttagggaaatatgtgtttttttgtttttctcttcagaattgttttttgtgtgtgttgggtgttggaaatttgggaagaaatatttatttgtgtttgtgtttgaggTAGATATTGTGATAATTTTAAGGTATATTTGAGTTCATGGTGATGCGACAGTGCTTggagacccacacatttcatctgTCGTGTTGGGATGGAACCATCACCTTAGAAGTCCATCGCATTGTAACTCAAGCTCTTAGCTCACGGTGCTTATACGGTAATGAGTTGAAGTATAACTAGGGTTCTTAGTTGACGGTGGTTATGCAGTCACAAGTTGGAGTATAACTCGAGAGCCCAGTTGACAATAGTTATGCAGTCACGAGTTCAAGTTTCATGATATCAAAAGAGGATGCTTTATAAACTCTATACATAAGTTTGGGACcataatcatagggaaaaacAAAGGGGCTTTCCAGTATAAtgaatttattctttttatccATCTCCACCAAAAGCAGTATCCTTAACGTAATTGTCCAAAACCTATGAAAGAGTTGGATGTAAGAGGACTTTTAGGTAGGGGGAGTCATTGTGGCAGTGGAGAGAAGTTAAAACTTTAGCCGGGACGACAACGATTGTAGTTATTAATGAGTTTTTTAATCACAGTAACCATTGttggcccaaaatgacttttatCTTTTCTCCACTATTATAGTCACTCTTGACCTTGAAAGTCCTCTTGCCTCTAACTTTGTCACAAGTTCCGAACAATGAGGTTAATGATATTACTTTAGTGGAGATggagaaaaagaataagttgATTATATTGAAAAGTCCTTAGTTTTTCCCTAATGATTATGGTCTCAAACTTATGTATGTGGTTTATAAAGCATTCTCTTCGGGTGGCATGAAACTTGAACTTATGACCACATAACCACCATCATCTAGGCTACCGAGTTATACTTCAACCCATGACCACATAACCTGGAGCCGTAGTTATACTTTAATCTGTGTCTGTATAACCATCATGAACTAAAGCTCGAGTTGCAATGCGATGGGCTTCTAAGGTGATGGTTCGATCCCCATACTGCAGATGAAATGTGGGGGTCTCCGGTGGTGCATAATGTGGTGCTTGCGTATAAAAAACAGTGTTAGTGAAAgcaccaaaataatataaaccaTACTGAAAGGGAGGTGATGCAGTCATCAGTGCCACTTGTGGGTTTGGAGTTGATGATGACTCCATCAAGGCATTTACCCCCAACCTAGGATTCATACGGGGTTGTCTTGGCCTCCTACAACAACGTTGCCTAGTCCTTTTCCTTCTCCGATAGTATATCTGACCTATCGTGATGTTTAAATAATGTCATGTACTCTGGAGAGGTCGCCAATTTTGGTGCAAGAATTGGTTTGCACATAGGTATGAAATCGTACCTATGTTCCCAAATGTAGATATATTTCTCGTGGAATTTCACTCAATCTTTGTCGGTTCTCCTCTCAAGTCGACTTTGTGCAGTTCTTTGATGTCCAGGGGTGATGAGGGAATACTTTGCCTAAACCTGGACTGGCGCAACACTCGGTCGAATTCGTGCATCTCTACCGTCGCGAAAACTATCAATGGCACCTTTATGTGCCACATATTACCATTGGCCAAAAATTCGGCTGGGATGCATTTTGCATTTTTGAATTCTCAAATCAGCGTATGACATTCATTCAAATTatagtacaaaattataatttttattatctacctattactaaatttcaaatccttacgtaaatattatataatttaaaaaattcaaaaactaaccTTTTCTTCCAATCATTGATCTAATAGTAGCCAGATATCTTCGAGGTCATCCGCTATACCAACATGACTCGTCTCATTGTTCCAATTATTCAAATAACCTgttgtttgaaaaatataataatgaaaaaaatattatgataattatattatcaaatgaattCTACCTTATTACGAGTGGGAAAAAATAATGGGTGTGTACTCGGGGACGTAAAAATGGTACCGTGTATCATGCCCATAACTGCAGGAGTATGCAACcaccgattttaattttttatggttGTGCCGCCTGACACATCTCTCAATACATGTGACCAATACAACCAATCCACAACTGAATTGTCCTACATCTTTCAAGTCGATGAATTGTAATAGCCACCTTATATGTACcagattttgagatttatcgGGCATTAGAAGACCCCCAGTTAACCTCAAGATGAATGCTCAGGCGTATTgttctttttcaaaaacacttgcGAAGTTGCcgatataattgaaattttcttcTAACCATTTCATCTCTATCGACTACCAAAAAACTTGTTCAGCACCTTGCCTAATAGTTACTCGCAAATTGCGCTCCAATCGCCAACGACCATTGCCCCGTAACAACTAGCCCATCTACTGGTAAATTGAGTTGTAAAGCTACGTCATCGAGTGTAATTGTACATTCACCGCACGGAAGATGGATGTGTATCTCAAGTCTCCATCTTTCCACTAAAGCGTTGATAAGTGTGGGATCTAATTTAGTCCCCCTGAGCATATGAGATACATGCAAAAATCCCCGCCTCTTGCAAGTGTTGTTCAATAACACACGGTGCCATCGTAGTTAAATTATGTATGTACGTCTCTTAAATTCGATCTTCGGCctgattatataaaaataaaaaaattataaaattaataatgttaacaacttaataataaacttaattaaaattaaaaaaattaataatattttcttatcattTGCAATTGGACATTAGATATGTGCTTATCATCGAAACGTATAAGCAAAAttgtattataaaaatcaattaaattatgaaatataaaattaaaactacaagattttgagagaaattgaatgaaaatttgagaactaaaaatttgagagaattgagagaaaggatgagttgaaaatttttgaagaatgAGATTTAAATGCAAAAGGATGAAATTTATACAGAACAAACTAACTATTTTTAGCCTTCGGAAAAAATTAGTTGGGAAACTTTTGTTCCTCTCTCCAAAATAGGTTTATTTCCCTAAATATCTAAAAGATTAGtgcaaaaccctaatttttctttttcaaaaaatggcaTATGCTTCAAATTTACTCGATATTTTGATACGCgggaagaacaaaaaaaaattaaattcaaaatatttaaaataaataatttaatagtgtaattttttttagttttttaataagaattttatttgacatgaaaaatatttttaaaataaagcaGCTACATTAGATATAACATATGTTACTTTTTTAACCATAAATAGGGATAATATATGATGCTTTATAAGTGCATAAGTTTCATGCACCATcggtaaataataacatgtacatcatcattataaataaaacaacagACATCGGAggatttatgaataaatattaataactctatttaaatataattaaataatagttaaTTATGAATAAATGCTAAAATCTTAAAATCTAAACAAGGTACCCTAAATCTTTAAACCAAGATCCTAAATCAAAGagttattcatatttatttataatagttatgattaatgtttaattatatttaaataaaattattagtatttactTATAAGCcttctatatttttttgtttaatttaatgatgatgTGTCATGTTATTATTCGTTGATGGTGCATGAGATTTATGTATTGACTATGCATAAAATATTATTCCATGCATAAATAAATACTGATGACTTAATGTATTCCGATGATGGTGCataaaatttatgcattttgCATCAAATATTATCTCAAAAcattagatattaaattaatttttttgtttaatttcacaGACGAGTTGATATCTACTTAATTCATTATATCAAACTAAGAGGGAGGGTTTGCTGTAAGGATGATCACACGCCGAAAATGCACTGTGAGCTGTGGTCATTCAAATTGGTCTCATCACCAGAACCAGTTGAGTACAATTCGGTTCATATCACACCTCTCTATGGCCAAGGCCACCACAATACATAGCCtgtttgttttatgtatatatagatgCTCCTTCGAAACGGTGCCAACGCGTTCGTTAAGCTGCGTACTTTGCATGAGCTTCTAAATGAACTCTCtttttttaaccattttttctcttcttttcaatTAACTCTTTTTCTGGAGCATTTTcttacttatttttatgattaatttgttGTGTAGTCATGGAAAGAAGTAGTGCGATATCTTGGGGATGGGTTTGgttttgtttgtgtttgtgGTTTTGTTCAAGTTGTGTGGTTGAAGCTAAGCGGGAAGGGAGGTTTTCGAGTGATGTGAGTCGTAGGATGATAGACATGGGATTAAGACACAGTCCTGCTGAAGCCTTCGGCCATGCAGTGACTACAGATAGTGGTTATGGAGAATGCCCTGGTGGTGGTGTAGGCAATAAGGGATGTGCAGGcaatggtggtggtggtggttttGGCAGGGGGGGAGGTGTAGGcaatggtggtggtggtggtggtggtggtggttttGGCAGGGGGGGAGGTGTAGGCAATGGTGGTCTTGGTGGAGGCTTCGGCAGAGGGGGAGGTATAGGCAATGGTGGAACCGGGGCTTATGGCGGTGCGGGAGGTGTAGGAAATGGTGGCTTTGGTGGTGGTATGGGCCaaggtggtggtggtgatggTGGTTATGGCCCAGGGAGTGGGTTTGGgggtggaggtggaggtggagggGACGGTGGTGGCTACGGGTATGGCAATGTAGGcggtggaggaggaggaggctGGGCAAGAAACGGTGATGGAAAGGGGTATGGCGGTGGGTGGGGATATGGTTCCCCAGGTGGAGGAAAAGGTGGCAGATATGGTTCTTCTGCTTCTACGTCTCAAAAGGACCATCCACGGTAATAGCACCAATGCCCAATGTTGTTTACGGAGAGAATAAGGATGACATTTCTCCATTTTATAGTTTCCCCAGTtctccattttctttagtttttcttttcacaaAATGTTGTGTGTAGTGTTAGGCTGTTAGCTGCATCTGATGGCATTTAAGGTTATtgtctcctttttttttatataataaatgttaGAAAATGCTATGTCAACTTTTATGATTCAGGGAGCTTGGAGAAACCGAGACCCTGCAAGCTTATCTCCTGTCTTTGTTATCTCTTTAACCACaatgaaattgtttaatttCATATGTTTAAGGGTGTTTTATTGACTCGCATGAAATCCAAAAACTtgatggataaaaataatttttcagattttattcgCACTGGCTACTATACCATATACATGACCATGGTCTTCAAAACCCATTGCTTGGATGTAATTAAAAGTTGTAGATGATATTGCTAACTTAGGTAGATGTAGATGGGCCTAATATCGGTTTATGGGCTATGACAGGCTAGGAGACTGAGTTCCATTGGTCTTAGAAATTAAGGTGCCCACTCAGTTTTTCAAATCTTCGTTCTGGGTGGGAAGAGAAGCAACAAGCAAGCCAGCAAAAGCATGTGAAAATTGATTGCTGCAGTGTCCAAACTCCCCATCCAACAACAACTTAAAGCATCCACGAAATTTTGTAAGGTGCAATGAAGCACCATTTCAGAAAATTAATAATTGGGTTTAGGGTCCACCGCCACTTTGTTTGCTGATTTCTATGAAGGGAACTTCCAACAACCAACTATATTTATAGTGAGCTCCAGCTGTAGTTTTGAAGCACCTAGGCTTTACCCTCGTCAACTTCTAATATCTAAATTAGGCATATCCACCTTGCTGACTTTgggtgaaattaaaaataataatggtgataagattaattattatagtagtatgattaaaattaatggtagattatgtttgaatttaaatacaatattaacGGTGATATAAAGactatattttatgaaatagaaatattaaaatattattatacttaaatcaaataataaaatataaattaaattgtattcatgctaaattataaattacaaataaacaattattttattaaaaactaaattgtattaaataatgatatattaattaaaattttattaggtgtattaaataaaataaataataaaggaagAAGTGGAGGGGTAACCCCTATTTTTGGACTTGGACTTCCAAATCAGTCATCTGGAGTTTTTAACTCCAgctaatattttgagttataatAAGGTGAAAAATGCTCACTGGAAACACTTCAAGTAGAGCTGCG
This sequence is a window from Gossypium raimondii isolate GPD5lz chromosome 5, ASM2569854v1, whole genome shotgun sequence. Protein-coding genes within it:
- the LOC105769322 gene encoding uncharacterized protein LOC105769322; protein product: MERSSAISWGWVWFCLCLWFCSSCVVEAKREGRFSSDVSRRMIDMGLRHSPAEAFGHAVTTDSGYGECPGGGVGNKGCAGNGGGGGFGRGGGVGNGGGGGGGGGFGRGGGVGNGGLGGGFGRGGGIGNGGTGAYGGAGGVGNGGFGGGMGQGGGGDGGYGPGSGFGGGGGGGGDGGGYGYGNVGGGGGGGWARNGDGKGYGGGWGYGSPGGGKGGRYGSSASTSQKDHPR